TGCGGTAGGCAGCGGTCGAGCCCGAGGGCAGGAAGTCGATCGCGTTGCTGCCGGAGCCGGTATCGTCGGGGGTCCAGTTGATGATCGCGGTGGGCGAATTGACGAAGATCGTGTCACCGCCGCTGTCACGCTGGATGTCGTAATCGGCGGTCGAGAGCGAGCCCGGCGCCCCGGCGAAGCCGTTGCCGCCGGTCGGCGGCGGGGGTGGCGGTCCACCGCAGCTGTCGTCGAGCAGGCAGCCGCCATCGATCGACAGGACACTGAAGGAATAGGTTCCGGCGACCACATTGCCGCCGGCCAGCTCCACGATCTGGAGATTGCTGTCGGGCGTGGTGACGACGAGATCGTCGCCGGAGGCGTTGTCGAAGGTGATCGTGCCCGATTCCGCCCGGATCAGGCCGGGATCGCTCTGCGACGGCGGAAGGTTGAGGAAGGCGACGATGGACGTCCCGCCGATCCGCATGTCGCCACGCAGCGCGGTGATCTCGAAGCTGCCGGCGACGCCCTCGGCACCATTGCCGGAGCCGCGATTGCCCGACAGATTGGCGGAAAGGCCGCCCAGATCGACCATGCCCCGGACATCGTCGGCGCCATCACGGCTCGTCGATTCGATCCGCAGCGAGCCGCCGGTGCCGCGGCCACCGCCGCCGTCCGGGCCCTGGCCGCCGCCCTGGCCACCCGTGCCGCCCAGGCCGCCATTGCCGCCATAACCGCGCGCCAGGACGTCGACCGGGTCGGCTATCTCCAGCCCGACAGCGGGGTTGCCGCTCGATCCATGGGCGTAGAGTTCGACGCTGCCGCCCTCGCCAAGGCCGCCCGCGCCGCCGGTGCCCCCGTTGGGAGCCCCCGATCCGCCGTCCCCGCCGTCCCCGCCGAAGCCGATTACTTCGGCGGACAGCCGGTCGAGGCGGGTCGAGCCCTCGGTCTGCTGGCCGGCCGGACCATCATCGAGCAGCACCCGGATGCTGCCCCCGGTCGCGCCGCCGCCCGCGCCGGCCACCGTCGGCTGGGCCGCATTGCCCTGCGCGCCGCCATTGCCGCCGCGCCCGCCGGTGGCGTTTGCCTCGGCATCGACGTCGCCGATGTCGATCTGGCCATTGCCGGCCTCGGCCGAGATGATGATCCGGCCGGCCACCGCATCGCCGCCGGCCCCGCCGCCCTGGCCATCCCCGGCCACACCGGCATTGCCGCCGGTCGCGCCGGCGTTGATGCTGATGTCCATCGCGCCGGTCTCGACACGGCCGATGCCGTTGCCGGTGAGCGCGACGATCCGGACATCGCCGCCGCCGCCGTCACCGGCGCCAAGGACGACGCCGTTGCGATCCGCCTCGCTCAGGCCGCCGATGCCGGTCGCGGTCAGCGACAGGAACAGGCCGGTGATATCGAGCGTGCCGTCGGTCGCGTCGAGGAAGGCGCCGTTGCCGCCTTCGACCAGCCCGGCACCGCCTTCACCGAACCCGCCGATATTGCCCGCGCCGCCGCGGCCGTCCGAACTGATCGAGCCACCGCTGATCGTCACCTGGCCGCGGAAAACCTCGACACCGGCACGGCCGCCATAGCCGGCGCCTCCGGCCGCCCCGGCGCCGCTGCCGGCGATGTCGCTGGTGAAGCTGAGGCCGGCCGCCCCGCCCTGGCCATCGGCGCTGAGGCTGATCTGGCCAACTGTCACCGTGGCGCCGCCGGCGCTGGTGACGACGGCAGTGCCGCCCCGGCCCTGGCCGCCCTGCGCCGCACCGGCGCCGCCGAGGCCGTCCGCGATCAGCGAAATGCTGCCGACGGAGAACCCGCCCGACGAATCGCCGCCGAAGACCAGTTCCCCGCCCTGCCCGTCGCCGCCCTGCCCGGCGAAGGCGGTGCCGCCGACGCCATTGGCCTGGATGCCGAAGCCGCCATCGACATCGATCGTCGCGCTGCCGACAGTGCCGATGAGGGTGCTTCCGCCGAGCCCGGTTCCGCCGGCGCCGGCTTCGCTGCTGCCGCCCTCTCCGTCCAGGGTCAGCGACAGGCCGCCCGTTATGGAGATGGCGGAACCATCCACCGCGATCAGGCGGAACAGACCGCCGGTGGCGTTGCCGCCGGCCTGCGACTCCCCGCTGTTGACGCGGGCCGAGGCGCTGGCATCCAGCGAGCCGTGGATGGTGATGCCCTGGCTTTCGAACGCCGCCATCTCCAGATAGCCGGCGCGCGCCTCGCCACTGATGCTGGCCCCGCTGCCGCCGCCGGCATCGGCATCGAGATTGACGCTGATCGATGCGCCCGACTGCTCGGTGCCGAACTGGATATGGCCATCCTGGCCGTTGACGATGAGGGCGACATAGCCGCTGACCTGCCCGCCCTCGTCGAAGCGGACCGCGCGGGCATCGCCGCCGGCGCTGCCGTCGCTGTCGCCGCCCGAGATCCCGGCGCTCAGCTCGCTAGATCCGCCGCCGATCAGGATGCCGCCATTGGTCGCGGCCAGCCGGACCGTGCCCGCCAGGCCTTCGCCCCCGCCGCCATCCGCGCCGTTGCCGCCATGGCCATCGGCGAAAAGATGGACGCCCTGGCCGGTCTGTATCGTGCCGCCGTTCAGCGCCTCGACCGATATCTGGCCGCCCGAGCCATTGCCCGCCAGCCCGCCGCCGCCCTGGATCGATCCGCCGGTACCGCTCGCCCGTCCGGTCAGCGCCCCGCCGATGGTGAGCGAGGCGCCGGCGCCCGTCGCTGACAAGGCGATATTCCCGGCCAGCGCGTCGGCGGGGCCGGCGGCCGAAGCGCCGGTGTCGATGGTGAGATCGCCATCGATGCTGAGGACGGTGCCCGCATTGGCGCTGATGCCGACGCCACCGCCATTGGCGGCGCCCGAGGTGGAGGAGACGCTGGTGTCGATCGACAGGCTGCCGCCGATCCCGGCATTGCCCGCCGAGCTGTCGACCGCGACGTTCAGCCCGCCGGCGACGATGCCGACATCGCCGCCTGCCGCGAGACTGGCCACCGTCAGGTTCTGCGCGGACCGGATATAGACCGGGGCGCCATCCTCCTGCGCAAGATCGCCGCCCTCGATGCGGACGGCGCCACCGCCCCGGCCGATCGAGACATTGCCGACCGCATCGAGCGACGCGGCGGAAACATCGCGCCCCGCGGTCAGGACGATGCCCTGGTCGCTCGCCTCGACGCCCTGCGCCAGGGTGAAATCGAGGCTGCCGCCGGTCAGCAGCATCGTCAGCGCCTGGTTCTTGGGCACGGCGACGAGATAGATGGCGCGGTGGGGCGGCTCCTGCGGGTTCGACGGCGCATCGACCGTGACGTTGGTGGTGCCGCTGTGGGTGAGCGCATCCGCGACACCGCTGCCGACCGGCACGCTGATGTCGAACAGCTCGCCGGAGAAGGTGATGTCGGCGCGTTCGGCCGCGACATAGGCGACATTGCCGTGCGAGCCGACCGAGCCCGCCTGGACGATCTTCGGCGCGATCACCCCGACATAGTCCGAGCCGCTGACCGTGGCGCCGGTGTCGATCCGCACCGCCGCCCCGGCGCTGCTGTCCGTCAGACCGTTGAGCGCAGTGAAGGGATCCTCGTCATCGTCGAACTGGGCATCGGCGGTGGTGAGGACGAGGCCGCCTACGTCGATGGAAGCACTGGCGCCGACCAGGATGCCGCCGGGGCTGTAGAACCAGACGTTGCCGCCGGTCCCGATCAGCCCGCCCTGGGCATCGTAGAGCTTGCTGGTGATCGTGCCGTTGAGCGCAATGTCCCGCGTCGTATCGGCGGGGACGATGCGGTTGAGGACCGTAAAGCCGTTCTGGTTGGCCAGGCTGTTGCGGAAATCTACGCTCGATCCCGAGGGCAGGAAGTCGATCGTGCCGCCGCCCGTGGCGGTGTCCGTCGGCGTCCAGTTGATGATCGCGGTCGGCGAGTTGACCGTGACCGTATCGGTATTGGCGTTGCGGACGATGCTGTAATCGGGGGTCGAGATCGCGCCCGGACTACCCGCGAAGCCATTCGCCGAACCCCGCGCCGGCAGCACCAGCATCGACGCCAATGCCAGAACCGAGGTAAGCGTACGCGCCTGCGGCATACCCGGGATACGGGACGCCATCGGCCGCCCTGAACTGCTGCTGCCCCCCACAAGCCCCCCGGATGGCCGCCGGAGACCCGGCCGCCTTGTTGCCCCGCAGCCCGTCTAGCATGCGCGAATCGGGTCAACCAGCCCGTAAGGTTACGGTCTTCCCGGAAAAAATTCCGATCAGCGGGTCGACTGGACCGTGCTGCCCGGCGCGCTGGGCGCCGGCAGCAGGGCGCGTTCGCCGTCGCCGACGATCGCGAAGGCCGACCAGTAATAGGGATGCGAGGTGTTCACATCGTCCATCAGGCCGTTCTGCGCCTTGCGCATCGCCGTTGCCATCGCCGTGCCCGGCGGCGCCGTGAACAGCCCGCTGATCAGCCGCTTGGTGGCGTTGAAATCGTCGGGCACCGGCCAGTGGCTGGCGATCACGGTGCGGGCACCAGCGCCGACGAAGGCGCGGACCAGGCCGTCGAGCGCGAAGTTGCCGCCGGTGGTGACGCCGGCCTCGCGGGTCGCGCCGACCGTCGCCATGCCGGCCGTGTCGCAGGCCGAGAGGACGACGACATCGGCATCGAGCTTGAGGTCGAAAATCTCCTTGAACGACAGCAGGCCATCCGAGGTGCCGCCACCGAAGCTGGTGAGCAGCGCCGGGCGCGCCGGGCATTCGGGGCGCGGCGCGGTGACCAGGCCATGGGTGGCGAAGTGGATGATCCGATAGTCCTTGAGATCATTGAGACCAAGGATCGTCGAATCCGAGAAGTCGCCACCGACGATCAGCTTCGACCGGTCCTCCCCGATGATCCCGCTGGCGAGATAGAGCTCGGCCGAGGAGATCGGATTGTTCCAGTTGCTGAGCGGCCAAGCGCAGGGATCGGCCTGCGACGGCGGCGGCACGAAGAAGGGATTGAGCGACGGGCGCATATTCTCGCCCATGCCCAGATAGCCCTTCGGCGCCTTCGAGCTGGCGACGTCGCGGCCGTCGACGAACGAGCGCGGGCTGACCACGGTCGAGACGTCGCGATCCCTGCCCAGCCAGTTGATCCCGCGGAAATCGAAGTCGTCGGCATTGGGCTTCTTGAGCCGCGCCAGATAGGCGTCGACGCCGTCCTGATCGATCGGCAGCAGATTGGCCGGCAGCTGGAGCAGCGGGCCATCGGGCTCGTAGATGAAGTTCGTCACCTTGTGCAGCTCGGCGTCGATCGGGCCCATCAGCGACACATAGAGCTTGCGCGCCAGCACCAGATCGAACGGATAGGTGGCCATCTGGCCATTCTCATATTTCACGACCGAATCGCGGATCTGCGCGACCGTGTCCTCGATCTGCTTGGTGGTGAGATCGAGCTTCCACGCCTTGGCGACGTCCTTGCTGACGAACATCGCATAGGCATCCTGCCCGACCAGCGTGACCTTGTAATAGCCGTCGCCGGTGTGCAGCGCCTTCTGCAGCTCGTCGACGCCCATCGTCGACGGCGACAGGACGCGATAGCGCGGGAATTTCGACAGCTTCGCCTGGAGCACGGTCTGATCGCGCTCATAGCGCAGCTTCCTGCCGCGCGCTTCCTCGAGCGCGGCCGCCTCGGCCGGGTTGGCGCTGGCGCTCATCCGCGCGACCTCGCCGGTGACGCGGGCGATATAGCGCGACAGGGTGACCGACTGGCGGAACAGGCTGGCCGCCTCGTCATCGCCGCCTGAAAGTTCGCGGGCCAGCAGCGCCTGGGTCGCGGCGATGCCGGGCCGCAGCATCACCTGGCTGGCGCCGAACATCCGCTTGACCGCCTGGGGATCGGTCGCCGAGCGCTCGGCGAGCAGGCGGAAATAGGGCCGAAGCAGGTTGCGGATCGAGGTCATCGCCCCGGGCAGGTTCTCCGCCGCGTTGATCACCTCTCCGAACATCGTCATCGCCCGGTCGCCCTGGCCATGGCGGCTCAGGAAACCGGCGAAGCTGGCCTTGGCGCCCAGCGAGACCGCGGTGTTGGGATATTGAATCTCCACCACCTGCAGCGAGTCGGCATAGAGCCGCTCCGCCTCGGGTATGTTGTTCTCCGCCTCGGCGATCAGCGCGAGATCCTTCTGGATGCTCGACCGCAGCCAGCCGGTGCTGTTGATCTTGCCTTCGCGGATCGACTGCATCGCGGTGATCGCTTCGTCGAAGCTGGCGCGGGCCTTCACATAATCCTTGGCGATGCGGAAGGCCGCGCCGCGCAGCTGAAGCGCCTGCGCGTCGAGGATCTGCGCCCGTTCGAACGGCTGCAGCCCCTGATCGAGCGCGCCGAGCTGGCTCATCTGCGAATTCTCGCGGTTGAGATCATCGGCGACGCTGCCGTCAATCTCGCCCGAGGCCAGCTTGGCGTCGACCGCCGTCTCCCGCTGGATTTCGGCGACCGGCTTGGAAAGCTCGGCAACGGCCTCCTTCAGCTTCTTCTGGTTGAGATAATGCATCGCATAGAAGTTGCGGAGCATGCGGCCGAGGACGGGATCGGACAGCGCGGCCGGGGTCGCGGCGCGAGCGAACAGGCTGTCGGCATTGACGAAATTGCCCTGGTTCGATTCCTGCATCGCCTGGTTGGCGTAATATTCGGGCAGGCGCGAGCCGGCCTTCGATCCGCTGGCGGCGTCGCGTTCGACCAGCGCCTCGAAGAACTCGGCCGCTTCGGCGTAGGAACCGTCATTGTTACGGGCATAGGCCTCGGCCAGGGCGCTGTCGCTGTCGAGCGCGCCGGCCTGGACGCGCGCGAAGGCCGCCGGATCGCCGGCCGATGTGGTCGCGACCTGGACCTCGCCCTTGACCATGGTGTCGGCGATCATCGTCCGCAGGCCGAGCTGGAGTGCGCTGTCATAGCCGCCGAGACCGTCGGCGATATAGACGGTGCTGCCCTTCTTGTAGGCGTATATCTTGTAGGCGAGCTGGTTGCCGTCGGTGCACTCGCTCTGCATCACCTCGCCAAGGCCCTCGATCTTGGTCGCGGCCGGCGCCTGGCAGGTGAGCGGCGTCTCGCTGTTGGCGATGACCCGCGCCACCGGATCGCCGGCGTCCTTGCGCAGCGCGAAGAGGCGGCCGACCGGGGAGGCCGCGTCACGGCAGACGATGCGATAGCCGCGATCGAACATGCTGATCAGCACCGGGCTGACCGCACGGTTCTGGGCGGTGCAGAGCACCCCCGAGGAACCGATGCGGAAGCTGTTGCGCAGCGACAGGCTGCCCGGTTGCTTGGCCGCGGGCGCCATGGCGGGCAGGCCGAGCGCGAGCGCGGCCAGCAGCCCGAGACCGAGCGCGGGACGGTTCATACGCATCACTCATTCCCTCCTGGTGTATCGCCGACGCCGTCGGCGCCCTGCCACAGGCTGCTGTTGCCGCTCGAGATGATCGGCGTGTCGATCTGCTGGGCGGCCCCGGCAACCGTGCTGGTGTCGATCAGCACGTTCGGGTTGCCGACGGTCCCGCCCGAGGCGGCCGCGGCGCTGCTCTCGCTGCTGTCCTCGTCACCGCCCTCGTCGGTCGCGGTCTCCTCACTCGCGGCGGCGTCGCTGCCCCCGCCCGAGCTGCTGGAAGCGCTGCTCGACGAGGAGCTTTCGCCCGAGCCGGAATCCGAGCTGGAGCTGGAGCTGGAGCCCGAACCGGAGTCCGACGACGAGGATGAAGCCGGCGGCGGGGGCGGCGGTGGTGGTGGCGGAGGTGGTGGCGGCGGAGCCGTCACCGTGCCGCCGGCCACGCGGGTGCCCGTCAGCGACGCCTGGATGCTCGAAACGATGTTCGTCGTCTCCTGCTGCACCGTCATCACCACTTCCGGCTGCTGGATCGGCGGCGGCGGAGGCGGCGGAGGCGGCGGGGGTGGCGGTGGCGGCGGCGGCGGCGGCGGAGGCGGCGGCGGAGGCGGCGGAGGCGGCGGCGGCGGCGGAGGCGGCGGCGGCGGCGGCGGAGGCGGCGGCGGCGGGGGTGGCGGTGGCGGCGGCGGCGGCGGCGGCGGCGGAGGCGGAGGCGGCGGCGGCTCCGCCGGTGCCGCCAGGGCCGTTGACGTTCGATTCATGATCGCCGGCATTGGCGCGGACGATCAGGCTATCGATCGAGACACCCGCGGTCTGCCCCTGGGCGAGCGCACCGCGCGACAGGACGATCGCATTACCGCCCTCCGCCGCGCCGCCCGCGCCACCGGCGCCACCATTGCCCGAACTCGGCCCGAAGGCGGCCTGGCCGGCGGCACCAGCGCCACCCTGCGCGACGACGTTGATCGTGACGCTGCCATAATCGGCGACACCCTCGGTGCCGGCGACGGCGGGACCGCTGAACAGGCCGACATTGACGACACCGCCCGAGGCGCTGCCCCCCGCGCCACCGGCGCCGCCATTCGGCGAACCGGAAGTGCCCGAGGTGCCCCGGCCGCCATCGCCGCCAAGGCCGTTGGCGACGGTAACGAGGCTGTCGATGGTGACATGAGCGACGCTCACCGCGCCCCCGACGCCGATCTGGCCGCCGATGCCGTTACCGCCGATGCCGCCGGAGCTGCCCCCGGCGATCGATCCCTCATTGTTGAGATCGCCCGCGTCGCCGCCAAAGCCGTCGGCGCTCAGGATGGCATTGTCGACCGTGACGATGCTGGTGGTGGGGCTGCCGGTGTCGACCAGCGCCTGCAATTCGGCATAGCCGCCATAGCCATGGCCGCCATGGCCGATCGTGCCGTCGCTGTGCGACACGGCGCCGCCGCCGAAACCGCTGGCGGTGAGGGTCACGCTACCCGTGGTCTCGGAATCGCCCACGATGAGGGTACCGGAGGACGCGGTAACGCTTGCCCCGAAGAAGGGATTGAAATCGGTAAAGTCGGGCGCGCCGCCGAAGCCGTCGCCGCCGGTGACGCCGTCACCGCCGCGGCC
The sequence above is drawn from the Rhizorhabdus dicambivorans genome and encodes:
- a CDS encoding CHAT domain-containing protein, encoding MRMNRPALGLGLLAALALGLPAMAPAAKQPGSLSLRNSFRIGSSGVLCTAQNRAVSPVLISMFDRGYRIVCRDAASPVGRLFALRKDAGDPVARVIANSETPLTCQAPAATKIEGLGEVMQSECTDGNQLAYKIYAYKKGSTVYIADGLGGYDSALQLGLRTMIADTMVKGEVQVATTSAGDPAAFARVQAGALDSDSALAEAYARNNDGSYAEAAEFFEALVERDAASGSKAGSRLPEYYANQAMQESNQGNFVNADSLFARAATPAALSDPVLGRMLRNFYAMHYLNQKKLKEAVAELSKPVAEIQRETAVDAKLASGEIDGSVADDLNRENSQMSQLGALDQGLQPFERAQILDAQALQLRGAAFRIAKDYVKARASFDEAITAMQSIREGKINSTGWLRSSIQKDLALIAEAENNIPEAERLYADSLQVVEIQYPNTAVSLGAKASFAGFLSRHGQGDRAMTMFGEVINAAENLPGAMTSIRNLLRPYFRLLAERSATDPQAVKRMFGASQVMLRPGIAATQALLARELSGGDDEAASLFRQSVTLSRYIARVTGEVARMSASANPAEAAALEEARGRKLRYERDQTVLQAKLSKFPRYRVLSPSTMGVDELQKALHTGDGYYKVTLVGQDAYAMFVSKDVAKAWKLDLTTKQIEDTVAQIRDSVVKYENGQMATYPFDLVLARKLYVSLMGPIDAELHKVTNFIYEPDGPLLQLPANLLPIDQDGVDAYLARLKKPNADDFDFRGINWLGRDRDVSTVVSPRSFVDGRDVASSKAPKGYLGMGENMRPSLNPFFVPPPSQADPCAWPLSNWNNPISSAELYLASGIIGEDRSKLIVGGDFSDSTILGLNDLKDYRIIHFATHGLVTAPRPECPARPALLTSFGGGTSDGLLSFKEIFDLKLDADVVVLSACDTAGMATVGATREAGVTTGGNFALDGLVRAFVGAGARTVIASHWPVPDDFNATKRLISGLFTAPPGTAMATAMRKAQNGLMDDVNTSHPYYWSAFAIVGDGERALLPAPSAPGSTVQSTR